The Setaria italica strain Yugu1 chromosome IX, Setaria_italica_v2.0, whole genome shotgun sequence genome has a window encoding:
- the LOC101759868 gene encoding uncharacterized protein LOC101759868, with protein MAGREATGVEELTLLGVWASPFVIRARAALNLKGLAYRYVEDDLNSKSELLLASNPVHKKVPVLLHDGRAVCESLVILEYLDEAFPSRGPHLLPDDPYDRAVARFWASYVDDKLFSTWIPVYNGRTREDRVEAARQVVAVLEKFEQALEECSGGKAFFGGDGVGLVDVVLGGFLGWLRASEAMCGVRVLDPAKTPLLVAWADRFGALDGVEEVIPGVQRLLEYNKMRRALRGLPYIQTSHCIVFLKETRENNTMAGKEDLKLLGLLVSPFVVRVRMVLSMKGVSYEYVEEDLKNKSELLLKSNPVHNKVPVLIHNGKPLCESLVIVQYVDELFPGPSILPTDPYARATARFWAAYIDDKLFPAWYGGIVKAKTEDERAEKVTETLAAIAQIEEAFAKCNEGKAFFGGDSIGYLDIVLGSFLFWFEAVRRMYGVEIISASKTPLLAAWAERFRESAEAKEVVPGADEALQFVNKFAAAAAAAK; from the exons ATGGCAGGACGAGAAGCCACCGGAGTAGAAGAGCTCACGCTTCTGGGCGTGTGGGCGAGCCCGTTCGTGATCAGGGCGCGCGCCGCGCTGAACCTGAAGGGCCTCGCCTACCGATATGTCGAGGACGACCTCAACAGCAAGAgcgagctcctcctcgcctccaaCCCTGTGCACAAGAAGGTGCCGGTGCTCCTCCACGACGGCAGGGCCGTGTGCGAGTCCCTCGTCATCTTGGAGTACCTCGACGAGGCGTTCCCATCCCGCGGCCCGCACCTCCTCCCCGACGACCCGTACGACCGCGCCGTCGCTCGGTTCTGGGCCTCCTACGTCGACGACAAG CTGTTCAGCACGTGGATACCCGTTTACAACGGCAGGACGAGAGAGGACAGGGTCGAGGCGGCGAGGCAGGTCGTGGCCGTCCTGGAGAAGTTTGAGCAGGCGCTCGAGGAGTGCTCCGGGGGCAAGGCGTTCTTCGGCGGGGACGGCGTCGGGCTCGTGGACGTCGTGCTGGGCGGCTTTCTCGGGTGGCTGCGCGCGTCCGAGGCCATGTGCGGCGTGAGGGTCTTGGACCCCGCCAAGACGCCGCTCCTGGTGGCGTGGGCGGACCGGTTCGGCGCGCTCGACGGCGTCGAGGAGGTGATACCTGGCGTGCAGAGGCTGCTGGAGTATAACAAGATGAGGCGGGCCCTCCGTGGGCTACCGTA CATACAAACTTCCCATTGTATTGTGTTCCTCAA GGAAACACGAGAGAATAATACGATGGCGGGCAAGGAGGATCTGAAGCTGCTCGGCCTGCTGGTGAGCCCGTTCGTGGTCCGGGTGCGCATGGTGTTGAGCATGAAGGGCGTGAGCTACGAGTACGTCGAGGAGGACCTGAAGAACAAGAGCGAGCTCCTGCTCAAGTCGAACCCGGTGCACAATAAGGTACCCGTGCTCATCCACAACGGTAAGCCTCTGTGTGAGTCGCTCGTCATCGTGCAGTATGTCGACGAGCTGTTTCCCGGCCCGTCCATCCTCCCCACCGATCCCTACGCGCGCGCCACTGCTCGCTTCTGGGCCGCCTACATCGACGACAAG CTATTTCCGGCGTGGTATGGCGGCATCGTTAAGGCCAAGACGGAGGACGAGAGGGCGGAGAAGGTGACTGAGACGCTTGCCGCTATCGCGCAAATCGAGGAGGCCTTCGCCAAGTGCAACGAGGGCAAGGCTTTCTTCGGCGGCGACTCCATCGGGTACCTCGACATTGTGCTCGGCTCCTTCTTGTTCTGGTTCGAGGCGGTGCGCAGGATGTACGGAGTCGAGATCATTAGCGCAAGCAAGACTCCGCTCTTGGCCGCGTGGGCGGAGCGATTCCGGGAAAGTGCGGAGGCGAAGGAAGTGGTGCCGGGGGCGGACGAGGCCTTGCAATTTGTCAATAAGTTCGCTGCCGCTGCGGCTGCCGCCAAGTGA
- the LOC101759463 gene encoding probable glutathione S-transferase GSTU6 isoform X1: MAGKEDLKLLGLLVSPFVIRVRMALSTKGVSYEYVEQDLFNKSELLLKSNPVHKKVPVLIHNGKPLCESLVIVQYVDELFAGPSILPTDLYERATARFWAAFVDDKLCPAWFGIVMAKTEDERAEKVTETSAAIGQMEEAFAQCSKGKAFFGGDSIRYLDIVLGSFLFWFDAVRTMYGVEIISANKVPLLAAWAERFGESAEVKKVVPEVDVAVQYANKLLAAYAAAAAKRIGSD; encoded by the coding sequence ATGGCAGGCAAGGAGGATCTGAAGCTGCTCGGCCTGCTGGTGAGCCCGTTCGTGATCCGGGTGCGCATGGCGTTGAGCACGAAGGGCGTGAGCTACGAGTACGTCGAGCAGGACCTGTTCAACAAGAGCGAGCTCCTGCTCAAGTCCAACCCGGTGCACAAGAAGGTCCCCGTGCTCATCCACAACGGTAAGCCGCTGTGTGAATCGCTCGTCATCGTGCAGTACGTCGACGAGCTGTTTGCCGGCCCGTCCATACTCCCCACCGATCTCTACGAGCGCGCCACTGCTCGCTTCTGGGCCGCCTTCGTCGACGACAAGCTATGTCCGGCGTGGTTTGGCATCGTGATGGCCAAGACGGAGGACGAGAGGGCAGAGAAGGTGACGGAGACTTCTGCTGCGATCGGGCAAATGGAGGAAGCCTTCGCCCAgtgctccaagggcaaggcttTCTTCGGAGGCGACTCCATCAGGTACCTCGACATCGTGCTCGGCTCCTTCTTGTTCTGGTTCGATGCGGTGCGCACGATGTATGGAGTCGAGATCATTAGCGCAAACAAGGTTCCCCTCTTGGCAGCGTGGGCGGAGCGGTTCGGGGAAAGTGCGGAGGTGAAGAAAGTGGTGCCGGAGGTGGACGTGGCCGTGCAGTACGCCAATAAGCTCCTCGCCGCTtacgctgccgctgccgctaaGCGAATTGGTTCGGATTGA
- the LOC101759463 gene encoding probable glutathione S-transferase GSTU6 isoform X2: MAGKEDLKLLGLLVSPFVIRVRMALSTKGVSYEYVEQDLFNKSELLLKSNPVHKKVPVLIHNGKPLCESLVIVQYVDELFAGPSILPTDLYERATARFWAAFVDDKLCPAWFGIVMAKTEDERAEKVTETSAAIGQMEEAFAQCSKGKAFFGGDSISVGGAVRGKCGGEESGAGGGRGRAVRQ; encoded by the exons ATGGCAGGCAAGGAGGATCTGAAGCTGCTCGGCCTGCTGGTGAGCCCGTTCGTGATCCGGGTGCGCATGGCGTTGAGCACGAAGGGCGTGAGCTACGAGTACGTCGAGCAGGACCTGTTCAACAAGAGCGAGCTCCTGCTCAAGTCCAACCCGGTGCACAAGAAGGTCCCCGTGCTCATCCACAACGGTAAGCCGCTGTGTGAATCGCTCGTCATCGTGCAGTACGTCGACGAGCTGTTTGCCGGCCCGTCCATACTCCCCACCGATCTCTACGAGCGCGCCACTGCTCGCTTCTGGGCCGCCTTCGTCGACGACAAGCTATGTCCGGCGTGGTTTGGCATCGTGATGGCCAAGACGGAGGACGAGAGGGCAGAGAAGGTGACGGAGACTTCTGCTGCGATCGGGCAAATGGAGGAAGCCTTCGCCCAgtgctccaagggcaaggcttTCTTCGGAGGCGACTCCATCAG CGTGGGCGGAGCGGTTCGGGGAAAGTGCGGAGGTGAAGAAAGTGGTGCCGGAGGTGGACGTGGCCGTGCAGTACGCCAATAA